Within the Thermostichus lividus PCC 6715 genome, the region GCGGCGATTGCGGTAGGTGAGGTAGTAGGCGTGCTCCCACAAATCATTTCCCAACAGGGGTATATCCCCCCGCATCAGGGGCGAGTCTTGGTTAGGAGTGGTATAAATTTTCAGGCGGTTTTCGGGGGTCAACACCAGCCAGACCCAACCACTGCCAAACTGGCGCAGGCCAGCCGTCTGAAACTGGTCTTGAAATTCGCTAAAGGAGCCAAAGGTGGCCGCAATGTCGTCAGCTAAGGCACCTGTGGGTTCGCCGCCCCCTGCGGGACTCATGCTCTGCCAGAAGAGGGAATGGTTGGCATGGCCACCCCCATGGTTACGCACGGTGGTTTGAATCGCAGCGGGGAGTTGCCCAATGTGCCTCAGCAGGTCTTCAATTGGTAGTTGCTGCCATTGGCGGTAGGGGGCAAGGGCACGATTCAGGGTTTTCACGTAGGCGGCATGATGCTTGTCATGGTGCAATTCCATGGTTTCAGCATCAATGTACGGCTCTAGGGCATCGTAGGGGTAGGGCAAGGGCGGCAGGGTGTAAGGTTCAGGACTGTCTTGCGCCCAGGCAGGCGAGGTCGGTAGCAGGGTGAGGGTCGTGGCGCTGAAGAATAACCGTAGGGTTTGACGACGACTGAGAAGCATAACAGAATACAACTCTTTTTTTCAGATTAAACTGCGCTGAGTCGCTGGAGAAGGGCATGGGCAATTCGCGCACCAGCACCCGCCCTGCCCATGCGCTCTACGCCATTGTTGTAAGCCTGTTGACGTTGGGTCGCATCTTGCCAGATTCGGTAGAGGGTAGGCATCGCATCACGCGGATCCTCAAGGTAATAAAGGGAGGAGCCAAGTAATTGCTGCTGACGGCGGGCAAAGGCGCGGGTAAATTGAGGCCCCTGCCCCGCAAAGGTGATCACGGGCTTTCCTAAGCCCACGGCTTGCTCTGTGGCTGTTCCGGCTAGGGCAATGCCACCATCGGCCCAGTGCAAAAACTCCCGAAAGTGGTGCTGGCTCAGTATCAGTTGTAGGTGGCCATACTGCCGTGCTTGGGCAGCTGCTAACGGACTGGGCATCCCCTGCCACTGGCCAAGGCTCTCCTCAAAAACGCCAATCTCTAAACCGGGACTGATGGCCGCTAGAAGCACGATCGCCTCATCGGCATAGGGGATGAGACTATTGAGAATTAGTTGCCAGTTGCGGTAGGCTTCAGGGGCGCGGGAGCCGGGCAATAGCACAATGGTCTTGGGGTGAAAGGGGGACGGCTCCGGAGGTGGCATCACCAAGTCCAGCATGGGGTTACCACAATCATTGGCGGCAATACCTAAGCGCTGCAACCCCTGAGCAGTACGCGAATCTCGCGGAAAGACTCCCCAGCAGCGCCGCGATCGCAACAGCCACTGCTCCCAAGGCAAGTAATCACTGCCCGCCCAGCCTGCGCCCCACCAAGCGGCACCGTCAAGGTAATAGTCTGATTTCGCTGTGCCCACAAAGCTGTAGGGACAGCCGCTGAGGTAGGCAAAGAGCAGCGGCACCACATCGCCTACAGCTAAGACATGCCCCCCGTCCTTAGACCATTGTTGCAGGGCACTGAATTGCTGGCCTAAAAGGGAGACCAAACCCGCCCGCAGATCCTGCCACAGTTGCCGCCAATCCATGTAGATAAACCCACCGGAGGGCAGAGTTTTGCCCGTTTGCAGGAGTGGAATGCCGCAGCGTTGGTACGCCAGACCTTCGCCCACTAAGGGGAGTGCCGTCATCTCCATCTCGGGGCAACCTTGTTGCAACGGTTGCAAAATAGCGGTGGCGATCGCATCTTCGCCGTGGCCATTACTCACACACAACAGTCGTCGGCGGGACGCACTCATGCCTTCATTGCTGCCAAGGTAGCGTTGAACAACGCCCAATCGTTCTCGGTGTCAATAGCCTGCCAAATGGTCTCAATGCGAGGTTGCGTCAGGATCACGAGAGGATTGGCTGCCGCTAGGGTGGCGGGGATGGCGTTGCGCTCTTCTGGCGTAGCCTCCTGTAACAGTTGCACGTACGTCGCCTTCCATGGCCCCAGTAGGGTCTGATCAGCGCTAGACAGGGTCGGACTCTCCCGGAAAATATGCCCAGCATCCACAACCCACTGCGCTGAAAACTCCTGCCGCAGGCTGACAAAAAACTGTGGATAGCTGATGGTGCTACGGCTGAGAAACTCTTGCGTCTGCTCCACTAGCAGGGAGCCGCGCTCCACGGGTAGCGTCTGCCAGCCGAGACGGCGCAGCATTTGTTTGAGGTAGGTGTGGCGGCAGCGATCGCCAAAGGATTGCAGAGCTGCTTGCATGGCCTCAAGGGGCATCACAAACGACAGGGGGGCTTGCAGCTTTTCTAAATTCCAAACACAAATAGCCGGCTGATTGCCGTAGGCATAGCGACCGTAGTAATCAAAATAGGCCGCCGTAAAGCCCAGATCGTAGCGCTCTAAAAACCTGTAGGGGCCATAGTCAAAACTCTCGCCGGTAATGGCCATGTTGTCGGTGTTGAGTACGCCATGGCAAAACCCCGCTGCCAGCCATGTTGCCGCCAAGTCCGCCGTGGCTGCCACGAGTTCCCGATAGAATTGGCCATACCGCTCTTTAGGATCAGAGATCTCCCCCAGATGGGGATAGTAGTAGTCAATAACATGATCTAGTAACTGGCGAATTAAGTCTGGTCGCTTCAAGTAGTGCAGGCGTTCAAAGGTGCCAAAGCGAATATGGGAGCGACCCAAGCGTACCAAAACACTAGAGCGGGTTGGCGATGGCTCATCTCCCCGCCACAGGGACTCCCCCGTTTCAATGAGGCTGAGACTGCGAAATGTGGGCACCCCCAGCCGATGGAGTAGTTCACTGGCCAGTACCTCGCGCACGCCTCCTTTGAGGGTCAGCCGCCCATCCCCTCCTCGAGAATAGGGGGTTGTGCCCGATCCTTTGGTTCCTAGATCGTACAGGTAACCATCGACACCGCGAAATTGGCCGTAGAGAAACCCTCGCCCATCGCCTAAGCGGGGGTTGTACTCCCCAAATTGGTAGCCGTGGTAGCGCATGGCCAACAATGGCTCTCGTCCCTGAAACTGGCCAAAGGCTGCAATGAAGTCACTATTCGTAACGCTGGCAGGATTTAACCCCATCAAAGGCAGCAGATCATCATTGCGAAACCGCAGCCAGTGCTCCGGAAAACTCGCTGCTTGGACTTCGTCCCAATACTCAGCCCCAAGGGAGAGAAAGGCAGGCTCGTAGGCAAGGGTTTGAAAGGCGTGGAGGGGCATAGCGTGTTTTGACACTCCCACCACCTAAAGGTGGGGGATTCTTACGCAGTCCATAAACGAACTCATAAAGGCGTTGTCAAGACGCCCCTACACAGTTCCTAGAGGCAAAGCCCCAAGGTTCTGCTTACTTGTAACAACTGTCGCCGATTGGGTTTTTCACCAAGGATGGCGACCAAGTATAGTTTAGCACAGAGCAACTAAAGTTGCTTTAGGGCTTTTCCTCTCCGTACTTTAGTACGGAGCTACCAAGCTAACCCTCTGTGTGGAGGGAACCGCTCCCCACTATACCGTCTTTGGCGGTAGGGTTCCCCCTTGACTCTCCAGTGGACTGGAGACTGAAGGATAGAACTAACAGTAGGTATAACATGCCATGGAACTCAAACTCTACGTCCCTGATATGGCCTGTAGCGCCTGTCGTGACACCATTACCGCTGCTATTCAGGCCATTGATCCGGCGGTCACCGTGCGTGCCGATTTGGAAACAAAATGGCTCCAGATTGAGACCACTGCGCCCGAGCCAAGGGTTCGGCAGGTCATCCAGCGGGCAGGCTATACCATCAAGGAGGTGTAATGGCTCAAATTGCCTTTACCCTGCGGGGGATGCGTTGTGCTGCCTGTGGGAATATCGTTACTACAGCGGTGCAGCAAGTGCCCGGCGTGAGTCAGTGCGATGTTAGCTTTGGTGCAGCTCAAGCAATGGTGACCTACGATCCACAGCGGGTCAGTTGGCAGGCGATCCAGCAGGCGATCGCCCAAGCGGGCTA harbors:
- a CDS encoding heavy-metal-associated domain-containing protein, which encodes MELKLYVPDMACSACRDTITAAIQAIDPAVTVRADLETKWLQIETTAPEPRVRQVIQRAGYTIKEV
- a CDS encoding superoxide dismutase, whose protein sequence is MLLSRRQTLRLFFSATTLTLLPTSPAWAQDSPEPYTLPPLPYPYDALEPYIDAETMELHHDKHHAAYVKTLNRALAPYRQWQQLPIEDLLRHIGQLPAAIQTTVRNHGGGHANHSLFWQSMSPAGGGEPTGALADDIAATFGSFSEFQDQFQTAGLRQFGSGWVWLVLTPENRLKIYTTPNQDSPLMRGDIPLLGNDLWEHAYYLTYRNRRDQYLEAWWQVVNWPWLGDRYAQYRSR
- a CDS encoding protein adenylyltransferase SelO; translated protein: MPLHAFQTLAYEPAFLSLGAEYWDEVQAASFPEHWLRFRNDDLLPLMGLNPASVTNSDFIAAFGQFQGREPLLAMRYHGYQFGEYNPRLGDGRGFLYGQFRGVDGYLYDLGTKGSGTTPYSRGGDGRLTLKGGVREVLASELLHRLGVPTFRSLSLIETGESLWRGDEPSPTRSSVLVRLGRSHIRFGTFERLHYLKRPDLIRQLLDHVIDYYYPHLGEISDPKERYGQFYRELVAATADLAATWLAAGFCHGVLNTDNMAITGESFDYGPYRFLERYDLGFTAAYFDYYGRYAYGNQPAICVWNLEKLQAPLSFVMPLEAMQAALQSFGDRCRHTYLKQMLRRLGWQTLPVERGSLLVEQTQEFLSRSTISYPQFFVSLRQEFSAQWVVDAGHIFRESPTLSSADQTLLGPWKATYVQLLQEATPEERNAIPATLAAANPLVILTQPRIETIWQAIDTENDWALFNATLAAMKA
- a CDS encoding lipid-A-disaccharide synthase-related protein, whose amino-acid sequence is MSASRRRLLCVSNGHGEDAIATAILQPLQQGCPEMEMTALPLVGEGLAYQRCGIPLLQTGKTLPSGGFIYMDWRQLWQDLRAGLVSLLGQQFSALQQWSKDGGHVLAVGDVVPLLFAYLSGCPYSFVGTAKSDYYLDGAAWWGAGWAGSDYLPWEQWLLRSRRCWGVFPRDSRTAQGLQRLGIAANDCGNPMLDLVMPPPEPSPFHPKTIVLLPGSRAPEAYRNWQLILNSLIPYADEAIVLLAAISPGLEIGVFEESLGQWQGMPSPLAAAQARQYGHLQLILSQHHFREFLHWADGGIALAGTATEQAVGLGKPVITFAGQGPQFTRAFARRQQQLLGSSLYYLEDPRDAMPTLYRIWQDATQRQQAYNNGVERMGRAGAGARIAHALLQRLSAV